Within Caulobacter segnis, the genomic segment TTCTCGTCGTCCGGCAAGGCGTCCAGATAGGGCCGCAGGGTCGTGCCCATGGTCCAATCGACGATCGGATCCTGGCCATGCAGGGCATGCAGATAAGTCGTCGTCCAGATGTCGATCACAGGGAACAGCGACGCCAGCCAGGCGTAGTAGTCGGCCGGATCGTGGGCCGCGCGCACACCCTCCACGCCCGTGAGCCGCTTGGCCCAAGGCCCTTCGGCGGCGATCTCCAGCAGGCTGGCCCGCCAACCTAAGCCCTCGACGACCGGCATCTGGATCGCCAGCACGCCGCCGGGCGCCAGGCTGCTGGCCAGGCGCGGGATCAGGGCGGCATGGCCGTCCACCCACTGCAGAGCGGCGTTGGAGAAGATCAGGTCGGCCGGCGTGTCGGGCGTGAAGCTGGCGATGTCGCCCAGAACCCATTCGACCCGCGTCGGCAAGGCCTTGGCCCGCGCCAGCATCTGCGGACTGGAATCCAGCCCCCTTACCCGCGCCGCCGGATATAGCGCGGCCAGCAAGGCGGCCTGCTCGCCCAAGCCGCAGCCCAGGTCCCAGATGTCGCGAGGGTCCAGATCGCGGGGAATGGCCGTCAGCAGGTCTAGCGCCGGTCGCTCGCGATACCCCCGGTAGAGGGCGTAGACGTCAGGATCCCAGCTGGCCATCCGAACCCCCGTGACAATTCGCGCCGATGCAACCGGCGCCATTGTGAAGAATTCTTCTCATAGGCGAAGATTCAGCATACGGTCCATGTCAGGTCTCCGACAGAGGGACTACTAGGGAAGGATTCACGCGGTATGCCCACGCGCATTCATCTTGCACCGAGCGGCCCTTCGGCGCCGGTCCCCGGTATTCGTCGCATCAACCTCAACCGCCCGCTCGCGATCGGCGCGGCCCTTGTTCTGTGGGCGGCCATCCTGGTGGGCCTCAAGCTGCTGACGGTCTGATCACCCAGGGTGCGACTTCGCGTCGCGCGCGGTTTGCTCTTTTCTTTCGCGCGATCAGGCCCATATGCTGACGGTGTTGTTCAACCAACTGAAAGGAGGTGACCAGTGTCTCATTGTCTCCAACCGCGGTCGCAAGTCGTGACCTGGAGCCTTAAGAACGAGGTTTCCGCCTGAGGCGTTGAACGCCAAAGGTTTTAAGTCACGGGCTGCGAAAGCGGCTACGACGATGGAGGGCCGTTCCGAGCAATCGGAGCGGCCCTTTTTCATTGCGCCCCAGAGGGGTGGCGCATCAAGCTCCGATCAGCTCGCGACCGATCAGGAAGCGGCGGATCTCGTTGGTTCCCGCGCCGATATCATAGAGCTTGGCGTCGCGCAGCAGGCGCTCGACCGGCCACTCCTTGGTATAGCCCGCGCCGCCCAGAGCCTGGATGGCTTCCAGCGACACCTTCACCGCGTTCTCGCTGGCCATCAGGATCGCGCCGGCCGCGTCGAAGCGCGTGGTCTTGCCCGCGTCGCAGGCCCGCGCCACGGCGTAGACATAGGCCCGGGCCGAGTTCAGGGCCACGTACATGTCTGCGATCTTGCCCTGCATCAGCTGGAACGAGCCGATCGCCTGGCCGAACTGCTTGCGATCGCGCACGTACGGCAGGACGATATCGAGACACGCCTGCATGATGCCGAGCGGTCCGGCCGAGAGCACGGCGCGCTCGTAGTCCAGGCCGCTCATCAGCACCCCGACGCCGCCGCCCACCGGGCCCATGACGTTCTCTTCCGGGATCTCGCAGTCCTCAAACACCAGCTCGGCAGTGTCCGACCCGCGCATGCCCATCTTGTCCAGCTTCTTGGAGACGCTGAAGCCCTTCATGCCCTTCTCGACGATGAAGGCGGTGATGCCCCGGCTGCCCTCGCCCGTCTTGGCGTAGACCACCAGGGTGTCGGCGTGCGGCGCATTAGTGATCCAGAACTTCGTGCCGTTCAGGACGTAGCGGTCGCCGCGCGGCTCGGCGCGCAGCTTCATCGACACCACGTCGGAACCCGAACCGGCCTCGCTCATGGCCAGCGAGCCGACGTGCTCGCCGCTGATCAGCTTGGGCAGGTAGCGCTGCTTCTGCTCAGGCGTGGCCCAGCGGCGGATCTGGTTGACGCAGAGGTTCGAGTGCGCGCCGTAGCTGAGCCCCACCGAGGCCGAGGCGCGGGAGACCTCCTCCATCGCCACCACATGTTCCAGATAGCCCAGGCCCAGGCCGCCGAATTCCTCCTCGACCGTGATGCCGTGCAAACCGAGGTCGCCCATCGGGACCCACAGACCGCGCGGGAACTCATTGGTCTCGTCGATCTGGGCGGCCAGGGGCGCGATCTTGTCGGCGGCGAAGCGGGCCGTGGTTTCGCGGATCGCGTCGGCCGTCTCGCCCAGAGCGAAATCCATCGAGGGTGCGAAATTCATCGTTGCGGCTCCTCCCAAAGCACAAACGCCCGCGATTCACCGGGACCCGCGGGCGTTCTTGCTCACCTTCCGCGAGGGAAAGAAAGGAACTATTTCTTGCCGCGTGTCTCGGGCCCTGCCAGGCGCCGAAGCAGAAGATAGGCCGAAACCACGAAACAGATCGCGCCGATCGTGCTGGCGCCATAGCCGAACAGCTTCACGTTCTGGTCAGCGCCGGCGGCTACGGTCAGGATCCACAGCACGCCGCCGCCGAACAAGGCCAGGCCCAGGATACCCAGGATCCACAACAGACTGGCGTTGCCCA encodes:
- a CDS encoding methyltransferase domain-containing protein, producing the protein MASWDPDVYALYRGYRERPALDLLTAIPRDLDPRDIWDLGCGLGEQAALLAALYPAARVRGLDSSPQMLARAKALPTRVEWVLGDIASFTPDTPADLIFSNAALQWVDGHAALIPRLASSLAPGGVLAIQMPVVEGLGWRASLLEIAAEGPWAKRLTGVEGVRAAHDPADYYAWLASLFPVIDIWTTTYLHALHGQDPIVDWTMGTTLRPYLDALPDDEKKPFLDAWRARLAVEHPRREDGVTLFPFKRLFIVARRA
- a CDS encoding isovaleryl-CoA dehydrogenase translates to MNFAPSMDFALGETADAIRETTARFAADKIAPLAAQIDETNEFPRGLWVPMGDLGLHGITVEEEFGGLGLGYLEHVVAMEEVSRASASVGLSYGAHSNLCVNQIRRWATPEQKQRYLPKLISGEHVGSLAMSEAGSGSDVVSMKLRAEPRGDRYVLNGTKFWITNAPHADTLVVYAKTGEGSRGITAFIVEKGMKGFSVSKKLDKMGMRGSDTAELVFEDCEIPEENVMGPVGGGVGVLMSGLDYERAVLSAGPLGIMQACLDIVLPYVRDRKQFGQAIGSFQLMQGKIADMYVALNSARAYVYAVARACDAGKTTRFDAAGAILMASENAVKVSLEAIQALGGAGYTKEWPVERLLRDAKLYDIGAGTNEIRRFLIGRELIGA